One region of Quercus lobata isolate SW786 chromosome 2, ValleyOak3.0 Primary Assembly, whole genome shotgun sequence genomic DNA includes:
- the LOC115974750 gene encoding histone-lysine N-methyltransferase ATXR7 has protein sequence MVSSTGLIREQVPSFVSRKRRKVSDFGCQDQDSHLCIGNYVDTSSSAPSTGEGCSSQWCADLVNVSSSCCNFDEKYVSSSAMEMSCQLNGNGSDVPQSCNTGGTSYPDKSYAVYVPPPAFASGWMYINEQGQMCGPYIQEQLYEGLSTGFLPDELPVYPVVNGALINPVPLKYFRQFPDHVATGFAYLSVGNSCPSSYSGSQPISQLPVNGSYGLNQPMLNLDAVNSITSCQLPSGEESCWLYEDDQGRKHGPNSLSELHAWHSYGYLQDVLMIYHIENKYGPFTLLSIMNAWKRDGPETVSTSVAKSKETGSLLSFISEISEGVSSQLHSSIMKAARRAVLDEIIGSVIGDFVTTKKDKKHLKLESVNHAAQNSSLNGTTSKIAGERKDCASPACEVASSISVVQHACINKISTQSPAVTKSVGSIENFWGSNAVVCRMLFDYCMQVMWNAVFYDTVAEYASAWRKRKLWSGHPKFEIPAGEFRNRDQKPETLPDDSRQKECVCVVDCPPGFEPMAMVTDDHTQSSSIMSSSAPGVYPSAEKSLSSTDHRYADMTCILECVENQLHFSAMASLEEYLESFVEVEVRKFFNSIDDEKLNEDELRTGANKTSDDYPSQAAKPISQSLSENGVSNLLANAFKNICTNDDMGENEEINEPLPPGFEDNPKTIFPLHISKFRPSRSDECIPKIGEYVAMAMCRQKLHDDVLREWKYFFMDAFLHQFLVSWFTPRKPRQPDGIEEGEFDASEEHFGNSLTSLSKHIHDLGSSKESQVIGKYMYYRKKKLSRKKLVPTPQCLIPVDAGVRSQSAEKSRKHVACKLSETAEVETTAVRTKILGSKSNKIRAESFVKARPPRDIIKSCLPGDRSSAKNASGQKGMKVAHTVQNDELAKDVRLKVAKDSVKPKVTKDAVKPKVPKDAVKTKVPKDAAEPKVPKDAVKPKVPKDAVKPKVPKDAVKPKVPKDAVKPGRDRVLNLPKNLNDVEKVVDSNGHDVAMQGEFTATKVSKLKRKHIMDSVILSRPAKVSKVANSAAKQAACGQVGVQKTKSSKSRTLNPCPRSDGCARSSINGWEWHRWSLSASPAERARVRGVRYVHTMYCGTEVNASQWSNGKGLSARTNRVKLRNLLAAAEGADLLKATQLKARKKRLRFQRSKIHDWGLVALEPIEADDFVIEYVGELIRPRISDIRERHYEKMGIGSSYLFRLDDGYVVDATKRGGIARFINHSCEPNCYTKVISVEGQKKIFIYAKRHIASGEEITYNYKFPLEEKKIPCNCGSRKCRGSMN, from the exons ATGGTGTCCTCTACAGGCCTTATTCGGGAACAAGTCCCGTCTTTTGTCTCCAGAAAAAGGCGGAAGGTTTCGGATTTCGGGTGCCAAGATCAAGACTCACATCTATGTATAGGCAATTATGTTGATACTTCCTCATCCGCGCCGTCTACTGGGGAAGGGTGCTCTTCTCAATG GTGTGCGGATCTCGTTAATGTTTCTTCGTCTTGCTGcaattttgatgaaaaatatgtttCAAGTTCTGCGATGGAGATGAGCTGCCAGTTGAATGGCAATGGCAGTGATGTTCCACAGTCCTGTAATACCGGGGGGACTTCATACCCGGATAAGAGTTATGCTGTGTATGTACCCCCGCCTGCTTTTGCAAGTGGCTGGATGTATATTAATGAACAAGGACAAATGTGTGGTCCTTATATTCAGGAACAGTTGTACGAGGGTTTGTCTACTGGTTTCCTGCCCGATGAGCTTCCTGTGTATCCTGTGGTAAATGGGGCATTAATAAATCCTGTACCATTGAAGTACTTCAGGCAGTTTCCTGATCATGTTGCCACTGGTTTTGCATATCTAAGTGTTGGCAACTCTTGCCCAAGCTCTTATTCAGGTTCACAGCCAATTTCCCAATTACCTGTCAACGGCAGTTATGGCTTGAATCAGCCAATGTTAAACCTTGATGCAGTTAATTCTATTACTTCATGTCAACTACcg TCAGGAGAGGAATCTTGTTGGTTGTATGAGGATGACCAGGGGAGGAAACACGGGCCGAATTCTCTTTCAGAACTACATGCTTGGCATAGCTACGGCTATCTCCAGGATGTATTAATG ATATAtcatattgaaaataaatatggacCCTTTACTTTGCTATCTATTATGAATGCGTGGAAAAGAGATGGACCTGAAACTGTCTCCACATCTGTTGCCAAAAGCAAAGAGACTGGTTCTTTGCTAAGCTTCATCTCTGAAATTTCTGAAGGAGTTTCTTCCCAACTGCACTCCAGCATTATGAAAGCAGCTCGTAGAGCTGTGCTGGATGAAATCATTGGAAGCGTTATTGGAGACTTTGTTACtacaaagaaagataaaaaacaTCTTAAACTTGAATCAGTAAATCATGCTGCCCAAAATAGCTCTTTAAATGGAACAACG TCTAAAATTGCAGGGGAAAGGAAGGATTGTGCTTCTCCTGCATGTGAGGTTGCATCCTCCATCTCTGTAGTTCAGCACGCTTGTATAAATAAAATCTCAACACAGTCTCCTGCAGTCACTAAATCTGTTGGAAGCATTGAAAACTTTTGGGGATCTAATGCAGTTGTTTGTCGAATGCTTTTTGATTATTGCATGCAAGTGATGTGGAATGCTGTCTTTTATGATACTGTAGCAGAATATGCGTCTGCCTGGAGAAAGAGAAAACTTTGGTCTGGTCATCCAAAATTTGAGATACCTGCTGGTGAATTTAGGAACCGTGACCAAAAGCCTGAAACACTACCTGATGAT TCTAGACAAAAAgaatgtgtgtgtgttgttgatTGCCCTCCTGGTTTTGAACCAATGGCAATGGTTACAGATGATCATACCCAGTCATCATCTATCATGTCTTCATCAGCCCCTGGAGTATATCCATCTGCAGAGAAAAGCTTGTCATCCACTGATCATAGATATGCAGATATGACATGTATTTTAGAATGTGTAGAAAACCAACTTCATTTTTCTGCGATGGCATCTTTGGAGGAGTATCTTGAAAGTTTTGTTGAGGTGGAAGTGAGGAAATTCTTTAACTCTATAGATGATGAAAAATTGAATGAG GATGAATTAAGGACTGGTGCAAACAAAACATCTGATGATTACCCGTCACAAGCAGCAAAACCCATTAGTCAGTCTCTATCTGAAAATGGTGTGTCTAATTTGTTGGCAAATGCGTTTAAGAATATCTGTACAAATGATGATATGGGCgaaaatgaagaaattaatGAGCCACTGCCTCCTGGATTTGAAGACAATCCTAAAACTATTTTTCCATTGCATATTTCTAAGTTTCGACCCTCAAGGTCAGATGAGTGTATCCCTAAGATTGGAGAATATGTTGCAATGGCAATGTGCCGGCAAAAGTTGCATGACGATGTTCTTAGGgaatggaaatatttttttatggatgcTTTTCTTCACCAATTTCTTGTATCATGGTTCACTCCTAGGAAACCCCGACAACCTGATGGCATTGAG GAAGGAGAATTTGATGCAAGTGAAGAACATTTTGGCAATTCTCTGACTTCACTGAGCAAGCACATTCATGATCTTGGCTCTTCAAAAGAGTCCCAGGTTATTGGTAAATATATGTATTACCGCAAGAAAAAATTGTCACGGAAAAAGTTGGTTCCTACCCCTCAGTGTTTGATTCCAGTTGATGCTGGAGTAAGGAGTCAATCTGCAGAAAAGTCTAGGAAACATGTTGCGTGTAAACTGTCTGAGACTGCAGAAGTTGAAACTACTGCTGTGAGGACTAAAATACTGGggtcaaaatcaaataaaatccgGGCTGAATCATTTGTTAAAGCTAGGCCTCCCCGAGACATTATTAAGAGTTGTTTGCCTGGTGACCGGTCATCAGCCAAAAATGCAAGTGGTCAAAAAGGAATGAAAGTTGCTCATACAGTTCAAA ATGATGAGCTTGCAAAAGATGTTAGACTTAAGGTTGCAAAGGATTCTGTTAAACCTAAGGTTACAAAAGATGCTGTTAAACCTAAAGTTCCAAAGGATGCTGTTAAAACTAAGGTTCCAAAGGATGCTGCTGAACCTAAGGTTCCAAAGGATGCTGTTAAACCTAAGGTTCCAAAGGATGCTGTTAAACCTAAGGTTCCAAAAGATGCTGTTAAACCTAAGGTTCCAAAAGATGCTGTCAAACCTGGCAGGGATAGAGTTTTGAACTTACCTAAGAATCTTAATGATGTTGAGAAGGTTGTTGATAGCAATGGCCATGATGTTGCAATGCAGGGAGAGTTTACTG CAACGAAAGTGTCAAAGTTAAAAAGAAAGCATATAATGGATAGTGTGATACTGTCACGTCCGGCTAAGGTTTCAAAAGTAGCTAATAGTGCTGCCAAACAAGCAGCATGTGGACAGGTTGGTGTACAAAAGACCAAGTCCAGTAAATCCAGGACCTTAAATCCCTGCCCTAGATCTGATGGTTGTGCTCGGTCATCAATTAACGGCTGGGAATGGCATAGATGGTCACTAAGTGCTAGCCCTGCTGAAAGAGCTCGTGTGAGGGGAGTTCGGTATGTTCATACAATGTATTGTGGTACTGAGGTAAATGCTTCCCAGTGGTCAAATGGTAAGGGTCTATCAGCAAGAACAAACAGGGTGAAGCTACGCAATCTTCTCGCTGCTGCGGAGGGTGCTGACCTTTTGAAAGCCACTCAATTAAAG GCAAGGAAGAAGCGCCTACGTTTCCAGCGGAGCAAGATACATGATTGGGGTCTTGTTGCCCTGGAGCCAATTGAGGCAGATGACTTTGTCATTGAATATGTTGGAGAACTAATTCGTCCCAGG ATATCTGATATACGCGAACGTCATTATGAGAAGATGGGGATTGGCAGCAGTTATCTTTTTAGACTTGACGATGGTTATGTG GTTGATGCTACGAAGCGTGGTGGAATTGCTAGATTTATAAACCATTCTTGTGAG CCTAATTGCTACACCAAGGTTATTAGTGTAGAAGgacaaaaaaagattttcattTATGCAAAACGGCATATAGCTTCTGGTGAAGAAATTACTTACAATTACAAGTTCCCtttggaggagaaaaaaattcCCTGCAACTGTGGTTCTAGAAA GTGTCGTGGATCAATGAATTAG